One Babesia bovis T2Bo chromosome 4 map unlocalized Chr4_1, whole genome shotgun sequence genomic window carries:
- a CDS encoding putative ribosomal protein L35 yields the protein MRSLFIFWTVSIFAYEDYRATSVAAIRVNDGSIIHTKQAFIGISTTFPVVYRLHIAPLFARRAHKLKLTAGGKFRIKPKTNKAVSKRFKITATGKLIYKRAGKSHLQRKKTHGAKRRLKRSVQLKNPRLIRKILSVLHNR from the coding sequence ATGCGAAGtctttttatattttggaCGGTTTCCATCTTCGCATATGAGGATTACCGAGCGACGTCAGTTGCAGCCATTCGTGTTAATGATGGCTCCATAATACATACTAAACAAGCTTTTATAGGTATCAGTACTACATTTCCAGTTGTCTATAGACTCCATATCGCTCCTTTATTCGCCCGGAGGGCGCATAAACTCAAGCTTACGGCTGGTGGCAAATTTAGAATCAAGCCAAAAACCAACAAGGCGGTGTCTAAACGCTTCAAGATAACTGCAACGGGAAAGCTAATCTACAAGCGTGCGGGTAAAAGCCATTTACAGAGGAAGAAGACTCACGGTGCCAAGCGGCGGTTAAAACGCTCCGTGCAGCTGAAGAACCCGAGACTCATACGCAAAATACTCAGCGTATTACATAACAGATGA
- a CDS encoding RNB domain family protein translates to MLLGSGTARAFFNVYANYLLYARRRCIYRDNGLRDVLLIRYVPFASSYVHNRRNEEHLGLAVHSEDGSDIRQVLSRPTQDQKLVKSVKDTDIAYEPYWDDARIHDLETERPDLVVRGTVVIPAFATTEAKVVINPTYNRTDSAEDADSSDSASTVASIGEYDTISRESPCSDLGLSPQSSGRVTKKHPCTNRKRKLTDVNHDSDPNVASSNPEVRIFGFLSRNRAFHGDEVVALRQRRLRNTTTDSYRSLGIANECRVIAVTKRSPSLDNFVVVIDEDAISKSSGGCFKCQPQDTRWPAFNVNLECLSPEIQAHLSRLPKNAKYFGLMRFISWDENDIEPSGVITRVIGDVTEPYSRMYSLMVFRGLNPNGFSDEVLRNLDDLIQQAELTKYDNRHDRRDLTVITIDPQDAKDLDDALSVETRCLDGKYVYTVGVHIADVSHYVTEGSLVDLDARERATSVYLEHQVFPMLPQMLSEKLCSLLPGSEKLCFSMFADLSEDPTGGELVGNNLYISNQTFQLTRIVSDSRLSYQTAKEIIYRRLEDCDLGISSDLSTMDIPTFHQRLIDLELPNSSSTSKNSIWPPLVILYYLSRKLRDYRLRHRGAVTVDTTGSYKCHIPNIESGADILRIEHVPKESHELVEEMMLLANTQAAQLLSKSFDRYFLRVHENTSKAIKQLISSMMPPELKQLINPDVLQIPEVLRKCAHHMEPTAFQSLSFAALQQFKEAVYSPINKDVTSSMSVTGHWGLALPMYLHFTSPIRRYSDLYTHRMLKSVISNTHCEQSLKVLDDICKQCNLQKRRAFDAQKEYKNFAFNQYLKWACADENRPKLLEGNREFLAKAFNGKGADLWGMLYHDACVFSIVCNYGQDEVHHNKTSIVFYIPLLNEQRSLSCETLCLEPVQVVIDGEKVDIEDSTKQSCIVDNYHKEIQHNAEREKHGSGMVQSLKVRRDGNIITLSHFQKVTVVLIPGSVMWSLRLANDA, encoded by the coding sequence ATGCTGCTGGGCTCAGGTACTGCCAGGGCTTTTTTCAATGTGTACGCTAACTATCTACTATACGCTAGACGcaggtgtatatatagagACAATGGGCTAAGGGATGTGCTACTCATTAGATACGTACCGTTTGCATCAAGTTATGTGCATAATAGACGGAATGAGGAGCATTTAGGGCTAGCTGTGCATTCGGAGGATGGTAGTGATATTAGACAAGTGTTATCTAGGCCAACCCAGGACCAGAAGCTCGTTAAATCAGTTAAGGACACCGACATTGCTTATGAACCATATTGGGATGACGCTAGAATCCATGATCTAGAAACCGAGAGGCCGGATTTAGTAGTTCGGGGTACAGTGGTAATTCCTGCTTTCGCCACTACTGAGGCTAAAGTCGTTATAAACCCAACCTATAATCGCACAGACTCTGCGGAAGATGCAGATTCCAGTGATTCGGCAAGTACCGTTGCTAGTATTGGTGAATATGACACTATATCTCGCGAGTCACCATGCAGTGATCTAGGCCTTAGTCCCCAATCATCTGGGAGGGTGACCAAAAAACATCCATGTACCAATAGAAAACGGAAGCTGACAGATGTTAATCATGACTCCGACCCCAATGTTGCCTCGAGCAATCCCGAAGTGCGTATATTCGGGTTCCTTTCTAGGAACCGTGCATTTCACGGGGACGAGGTGGTTGCATTACGTCAGCGCCGTTTAAGGAACACTACAACAGATAGCTATCGTTCGCTTGGCATTGCTAATGAATGCCGGGTTATCGCAGTTACTAAAAGGTCTCCTTCACTGGACAATTTCGTTGTGGTGATAGATGAGGATGCAATTAGCAAGTCATCGGGAGGCTGTTTTAAATGCCAGCCTCAGGATACTCGTTGGCCGGCTTTCAATGTTAATCTTGAATGTCTATCTCCCGAGATCCAAGCTCACTTGAGTCGTTTGCCTAAGAATGCGAAATATTTTGGTTTAATGCGATTCATTAGTTGGGATGAGAATGACATAGAGCCGAGTGGTGTGATTACTAGGGTTATTGGTGACGTTACAGAGCCTTACTCCAGGATGTACTCCCTGATGGTATTTCGTGGCCTTAACCCCAATGGCTTCTCTGATGAAGTATTACGTAACCTGGACGACCTTATACAGCAAGCGGAGCTAACCAAATACGACAATAGGCACGACCGTCGTGATCTCACTGTTATCACTATAGACCCCCAAGATGCCAAGGATTTGGACGATGCCTTATCCGTGGAAACTAGATGTCTAGATGgtaaatatgtatacacTGTTGGTGTACACATCGCCGATGTCAGCCACTATGTCACTGAGGGTTCCCTGGTGGACCTGGATGCCCGGGAAAGGGCCACCTCGGTATACCTAGAGCACCAGGTATTTCCTATGTTGCCTCAGATGTTGAGTGAGAAATTGTGTTCCCTTCTTCCAGGTAGTGAGAAGCTATGTTTTTCCATGTTTGCTGACCTTTCGGAGGACCCAACTGGCGGTGAGCTTGTTGGTAACAATTTATACATATCGAATCAAACGTTCCAACTCACTCGCATTGTGAGTGACAGCCGGTTAAGTTACCAAACTGCCAAGGAGATTATTTATCGACGGTTGGAGGACTGCGACTTGGGTATTTCATCAGATTTGTCAACAATGGATATCCCAACGTTCCACCAAAGGTTAATTGATCTAGAGTTACCTAATTCATCAAGTACCAGTAAAAACTCCATATGGCCTCCGTTGGTTATACTTTATTATTTGTCAAGGAAACTGAGGGACTACAGGTTGAGGCACCGTGGCGCTGTAACTGTGGACACCACTGGTAGTTACAAGTGCCATATCCCCAATATTGAGAGTGGAGCCGATATACTCCGCATCGAGCACGTGCCAAAGGAGAGCCACGAGCTGGTTGAGGAGATGATGCTACTTGCCAATACTCAGGCGGCTCAACTTCTTTCTAAGAGCTTTGACCGTTACTTTCTCAGGGTCCACGAGAACACATCCAAGGCTATAAAGCAGTTGATTTCATCAATGATGCCTCCTGAGTTGAAGCAGCTTATTAATCCCGATGTTTTGCAGATACCGGAGGTTTTACGCAAGTGCGCTCACCATATGGAGCCCACTGCATTCCAATCTTTGAGCTTTGCCGCTTTACAGCAGTTCAAGGAGGCTGTATATTCCCCTATTAACAAGGACGTTACATCATCCATGTCAGTTACAGGTCATTGGGGCCTAGCTTTGCCTATGTACCTTCATTTTACCTCTCCAATTCGGCGTTATTCTGACTTGTACACCCATCGCATGTTGAAATCGGTTATTAGCAACACTCATTGCGAGCAATCGTTGAAGGTGCTGGACGACATTTGTAAACAGTGCAACTTGCAGAAGCGCAGGGCCTTCGATGCCCAAAAGGAGTATAAGAATTTTGCCTTTAATCAATATCTTAAATGGGCATGTGCGGATGAGAACAGGCCCAAGTTGTTAGAGGGCAATCGTGAATTCTTGGCCAAAGCGTTTAACGGCAAGGGCGCAGACCTTTGGGGGATGCTTTACCATGATGCCTGCGTGTTCTCTATTGTATGTAACTACGGCCAGGATGAGGTTCATCACAACAAGACTAGCATTGTATTCTACATCCCGCTTCTCAATGAGCAGCGTAGTTTAAGTTGTGAGACTCTTTGTTTAGAGCCCGTTCAGGTAGTGATTGACGGCGAGAAGGTTGACATTGAGGACTCAACCAAGCAAAGCTGCATTGTTGATAATTACCACAAGGAGATCCAGCACAATGCTGAGCGCGAGAAGCATGGTAGTGGCATGGTACAATCCCTGAAGGTTCGAAGGGACGGGAACATAATCACATTATCGCATTTTCAGAAAGTCACTGTAGTGCTCATTCCCGGTTCAGTCATGTGGTCACTAAGACTTGCTAATGATGCTTAG
- a CDS encoding Coatomer WD associated region family protein, with translation MALQMGLFKKLEIIKEKVKCVDFHTSEPWILSGLYSGSCTIHNIKKQTLVKRIDICDSPIRCCKFIARKQWLIAAGDEMCIFVYNYNSLERVAAVEGHTDFIRYMDVHPTLPYVISCSDDMTISLWDVEHNWERICVFEGHQHYVMMGKWSPKDIYTFASCSLDHTIKFWGVSTDLLDRRHSAQASPKPFFTLKGHTSGVKTIDFSTVMSNPYIISGSEDTTIRVWDYQTKLCLQVLRQHTQPVTCVLHHPRLPLIITAGEDGNVNTWHSTLYKLKSSVNYSVGSIWSIACDSTHMALGTDDVAMVLHFGRDKPLVSMHGNKLIMVNMFDIMSCNLGSAPIPDDDSIGKPLSLDFRNIGHCEFYPQSISHHPNGRFICLCGESEYVIYTAQGMRSKTFGKAMQLVWSFDGDYATWDGHEITIHQDFNPVTTIRPDVPVTSIHGGHLLGVTSNNSVMFYDWKTWYLVRTIEAGVFDIWWNASGTKVALGCTGNCYILKYNSDELSAAIDNQEYDASNGVASAFELDGEIMERVNSATWALDTFIYTTAGLHLNFWTAGTSEIFHYLDRPLHMIGHSAQSGMLYLCQDDVVAYPLPIDYLRFHSFVSFKIEAAEQGVEYEDDQELDDIISSFEPAMRERASEFLESVGEYKLALRSSVEPERHFELHLKLGNVKDCLRILHELQAQQSDRSRDDVLRSKWKRLGTHCLDTNDYDTAVECLMNCGDYSSCMLIYITSGNRDGIAKIAEIATKEGVANIAFTCHYILNNIPECIDLLHRTGRHSEACIMARTYKPSALKASYEKWNNAYNPNLPALEEPTVDQDALEIEKLLSERLATGFPQAKEYPKLKEAVYVNLLRSETPIDRSAIASDWSAGI, from the coding sequence ATGGCGCTCCAAATGGGTTTATTCAAAAAACTGGAGATTATCAAAGAAAAGGTTAAATGTGTCGATTTCCACACATCAGAACCATGGATACTCTCTGGACTGTACAGCGGAAGCTGTACGATACACAATATCAAAAAGCAGACGCTGGTAAAACGCATCGATATCTGTGACAGTCCAATTCGTTGCTGTAAATTCATCGCACGCAAACAATGGCTTATAGCGGCGGGAGATGAAATGTGCATTTTTGTATACAACTACAACTCGTTAGAACGAGTGGCTGCCGTGGAAGGACACACGGATTTCATAAGATACATGGATGTTCACCCTACGCTTCCATATGTTATCAGCTGCTCAGATGATATGACAATATCGTTATGGGATGTAGAGCATAACTGGGAGCGCATATGCGTCTTCGAGGGGCATCAACACTACGTAATGATGGGTAAATGGAGCCccaaagatatatatacatttgcaTCGTGCTCCCTGGACCATACAATCAAGTTTTGGGGTGTTTCTACAGACTTGCTAGACAGGCGCCACTCGGCCCAAGCTTCCCCGAAACCATTCTTTACCCTGAAGGGACATACGAGTGGTGTAAAAACCATAGACTTCTCAACTGTGATGTCTAACCCGTACATCATATCTGGTAGCGAGGACACCACTATACGCGTATGGGATTACCAAACTAAGCTATGTCTCCAGGTGCTCCGACAGCACACGCAGCCAGTGACATGCGTGCTCCACCACCCCCGGCTGCCCTTAATCATAACAGCGGGTGAAGACGGGAATGTAAACACGTGGCACAGCACATTGTACAAGCTGAAGTCCAGTGTCAACTACTCAGTCGGTAGTATATGGAGCATTGCCTGCGATTCAACGCATATGGCCCTAGGAACGGACGATGTGGCAATGGTGTTGCACTTCGGCAGGGACAAACCCTTGGTTTCAATGCATGGCAACAAACTTATCATGGTAAACATGTTCGACATTATGAGCTGCAATCTAGGATCGGCGCCTATACCCGACGATGATAGTATTGGCAAGCCGTTATCCCTGGACTTCCGCAACATTGGCCATTGCGAATTCTACCCGCAATCAATATCGCATCATCCTAACGGTCGTTTCATCTGTCTGTGCGGCGAGTctgaatatgttatatacacgGCACAGGGAATGCGCTCAAAGACATTTGGCAAGGCCATGCAGCTAGTGTGGTCATTCGATGGAGATTATGCCACCTGGGACGGTCATGAAATCACTATACACCAGGACTTCAACCCAGTGACTACTATCAGGCCTGATGTCCCCGTAACAAGTATCCACGGCGGCCACCTATTGGGTGTGACGTCTAATAACAGTGTTATGTTCTACGACTGGAAGACTTGGTACCTGGTTCGTACCATTGAGGCCGGTGTGTTCGATATCTGGTGGAACGCCAGCGGTACCAAGGTGGCCTTGGGTTGCACTGGCAACTGCTACATCCTCAAGTACAACAGCGACGAACTGTCAGCTGCAATAGATAATCAGGAATACGATGCATCCAACGGGGTAGCCTCAGCTTTCGAGCTAGACGGCGAAATCATGGAACGGGTTAACAGCGCTACCTGGGCATTAGACAcgtttatatacacaacagCAGGCCTTCACCTGAATTTCTGGACTGCTGGTACAAGTGAAATATTCCACTACCTGGATCGACCACTGCACATGATAGGCCACTCGGCCCAAAGCGGTATGCTGTACCTATGCCAGGACGATGTGGTTGCATACCCCCTGCCTATCGACTATCTGCGATTCCACTCATTCGTTAGTTTCAAGATAGAGGCCGCGGAGCAGGGAGTTGAATACGAAGATGACCAGGAGCTGGATGATATCATATCAAGCTTCGAACCGGCCATGAGGGAACGTGCTAGTGAATTCCTGGAATCCGTAGGTGAATACAAATTAGCACTGCGGTCGTCAGTTGAACCGGAACGCCACTTCGAGCTGCACCTAAAGCTGGGTAACGTCAAGGACTGCCTTAGGATACTACATGAATTGCAGGCGCAGCAATCTGATAGGTCACGTGACGATGTGCTGCGCTCGAAATGGAAGCGCCTTGGCACACACTGCCTGGATACCAACGACTACGATACCGCAGTGGAGTGCCTAATGAACTGCGGAGACTACTCGTCCTGTATGCTGATTTACATCACCTCAGGAAACCGTGATGGTATTGCAAAAATAGCAGAAATCGCAACCAAAGAGGGAGTGGCCAACATTGCATTCACGTGCCACTATATACTGAACAATATACCAGAGTGCATAGACCTCCTGCACCGTACGGGTCGGCATAGCGAAGCTTGCATAATGGCACGTACGTACAAGCCGTCGGCATTAAAGGCATCCTATGAAAAGTGGAACAATGCATACAACCCAAATCTACCCGCCCTAGAAGAACCTACAGTAGATCAAGATGCCCTTGAAATTGAAAAGTTGCTATCAGAGAGACTGGCCACAGGCTTCCCGCAGGCCAAGGAATACCCCAAACTGAAAGAAGCTGTGTATGTCAATTTGCTGCGCAGTGAAACGCCAATAGATAGGAGTGCCATTGCGTCCGACTGGTCAGCGGGGATATAA